In Devosia beringensis, a single window of DNA contains:
- the gcvPA gene encoding aminomethyl-transferring glycine dehydrogenase subunit GcvPA — protein sequence MRYLPHSDHERAEMLGVIGATHIDELFSAVPSSALNSFDLGLPAHSPEFLVEAHMKALAGQNHAGADGPFFVGAGAYRHHVPATVDHLIQRSEFLTAYTPYQPEISQGTLQMLFEFQTQVAKLTGMDVANASLYDGSTGTAEAVLMARRLTKRNKIVLSGGLHPHYRDVVKAYLKDDADLECLSASPEGQGDILDHIDEQTAAIVVQTPDFYGHLRNIKKAADAAHAKGALLIVVITEVVSLGLLEAPGALGADIVVAEGQSIGNALNFGGPYLGLLATRKEFIRQMPGRICGETVDAEGQRGFVLTLSTREQHIRREKATSNICTNSGLCALAFSIHMALLGEAGFTRLARLNHANACKLADALAAVPGVEVLNKTFFNEMTIRTSKPAAALIEALAKRGILGGVPVSRLEPTDASVNNLIVLAATELTTETDIAALCAALTEELA from the coding sequence ATGCGCTATCTCCCCCATTCCGATCACGAACGCGCCGAAATGCTGGGCGTCATCGGCGCGACCCATATCGACGAGTTGTTCAGCGCCGTCCCTTCGAGCGCTCTGAACAGTTTCGATCTGGGCCTGCCCGCCCATAGCCCGGAATTCCTCGTCGAAGCGCATATGAAGGCGCTGGCGGGCCAGAACCATGCGGGCGCCGACGGCCCGTTCTTTGTCGGCGCCGGCGCCTATCGCCACCATGTGCCGGCCACGGTGGACCACCTGATCCAGCGCTCGGAATTTCTGACCGCCTATACGCCTTACCAGCCGGAAATCTCGCAGGGCACGCTGCAGATGCTGTTCGAGTTCCAGACCCAGGTGGCCAAGCTCACCGGCATGGATGTGGCCAATGCGTCGCTCTATGACGGGTCCACCGGCACTGCCGAGGCCGTGCTGATGGCGCGGCGGCTGACCAAGCGCAACAAGATCGTGCTGTCGGGCGGGCTGCACCCGCATTACCGCGACGTGGTGAAGGCCTATCTCAAGGACGATGCCGATCTCGAATGTCTCTCGGCTTCACCGGAAGGCCAGGGCGACATTCTCGACCATATCGACGAGCAGACCGCCGCCATCGTGGTGCAGACGCCGGACTTCTACGGCCATCTGCGCAATATCAAGAAGGCCGCTGACGCCGCCCATGCCAAGGGCGCGCTGCTGATCGTGGTGATTACCGAGGTCGTCTCGCTTGGCCTGCTCGAAGCCCCCGGCGCCCTGGGCGCCGATATCGTGGTGGCCGAGGGCCAGTCGATCGGCAATGCACTCAACTTTGGCGGCCCCTATCTGGGCCTCCTCGCCACGCGCAAGGAATTCATCCGGCAGATGCCTGGCCGCATCTGCGGCGAGACGGTGGATGCCGAGGGCCAGCGCGGCTTCGTGCTGACGCTGTCGACCCGCGAGCAGCATATCCGCCGCGAGAAGGCGACCAGCAATATCTGCACCAATTCGGGGCTCTGTGCGCTGGCCTTCTCGATCCATATGGCGCTGCTGGGCGAAGCTGGCTTCACCCGGCTGGCCCGGCTCAACCACGCCAATGCCTGCAAGCTGGCCGATGCGCTGGCAGCGGTGCCCGGCGTCGAGGTGCTCAACAAGACCTTCTTCAACGAGATGACCATCCGTACCAGCAAGCCGGCTGCGGCACTGATCGAAGCCTTGGCCAAACGCGGCATTCTGGGCGGTGTCCCGGTCAGCCGGCTGGAGCCGACCGATGCCAGCGTCAACAACCTGATCGTGCTGGCGGCCACCGAACTGACGACCGAGACTGACATCGCCGCGCTCTGCGCCGCCCTGACGGAGGAACTGGCATGA
- the gcvPB gene encoding aminomethyl-transferring glycine dehydrogenase subunit GcvPB: MSMNNQGRPTGTGTSGFASTSGSSLLPNEPLLFEIGDTEHSGVDLPDAEISNDRLGGFERKMPLDLAGLTEPEAMRHYVRLSRLNHSIDSGMYPLGSCTMKHNPRLNEKMARLPGFADIHPLQPVSTVQGALKLMNELSHWLMTLTNTSAVALTPKAGAHGELLGMMAIKAAQEAAGQAHRTIVLVPESAHGTNPATAAFLGYSVKSIPARADGTVDVQAVKDALSPEVAAIMLTNPNTCGLFEPQVIEIAKAVHDAGAFFYCDGANFNAIMGVVRPGDLGIDAMHINLHKTFSTPHGGGGPGAGPVVLSAALAPFAPVPFVRKGADGLELVEHNEGEALGRITAFQGQMGMYVRALTYMLSHGGDGLAQAAQDAVLNANYIKARLGHVFSVPFPDYPTMHEALFDDSFLAGTGVTTLDFAKALIDEGFHPMTMYFPLVVHGAMLIEPTESESKQTLDRFCDVMEELALDAKAGNATRFTAAPLYAPRRRLDETRAARSPILKWERPVETLKAAE; this comes from the coding sequence ATGAGCATGAACAATCAAGGCCGCCCTACCGGCACCGGCACTTCGGGCTTTGCCTCCACCTCGGGCTCGTCGCTGCTGCCCAATGAACCGCTGCTGTTCGAGATCGGCGATACCGAGCATTCCGGTGTCGACCTGCCGGATGCAGAGATCAGCAATGACCGCCTGGGTGGCTTCGAGCGCAAGATGCCGCTCGATCTGGCCGGTCTGACCGAGCCGGAGGCGATGCGCCACTATGTGCGCCTCAGCCGCCTCAACCACTCGATCGATTCCGGCATGTATCCGCTGGGCTCGTGCACGATGAAGCACAATCCGCGCCTCAACGAGAAGATGGCCCGCCTGCCCGGCTTTGCCGATATCCACCCGCTGCAGCCGGTCTCGACCGTGCAGGGCGCGCTCAAGCTGATGAACGAGCTCAGCCACTGGCTGATGACGCTGACCAATACCTCGGCCGTGGCGCTCACGCCCAAGGCCGGTGCACATGGCGAGCTGCTGGGCATGATGGCGATCAAGGCGGCGCAGGAAGCCGCCGGTCAGGCGCACCGGACCATCGTGCTGGTGCCCGAAAGCGCGCATGGCACCAATCCGGCGACGGCAGCGTTCCTGGGCTATTCGGTCAAGTCGATCCCGGCCCGCGCCGATGGCACGGTCGACGTGCAGGCGGTCAAGGATGCGCTGTCGCCTGAAGTCGCGGCGATCATGCTGACCAATCCCAATACCTGCGGGCTCTTTGAACCTCAGGTCATCGAGATCGCCAAAGCCGTGCATGATGCCGGGGCCTTCTTCTATTGCGATGGCGCCAATTTCAACGCCATCATGGGCGTGGTGCGGCCGGGCGATCTGGGCATCGACGCCATGCACATCAACCTGCACAAGACCTTCTCGACGCCGCATGGCGGCGGCGGGCCGGGCGCCGGTCCCGTAGTGCTGTCGGCAGCGCTGGCGCCATTTGCGCCCGTGCCCTTCGTCCGCAAAGGCGCGGACGGGCTGGAACTGGTCGAGCATAACGAGGGCGAGGCGCTGGGGCGCATCACCGCCTTCCAGGGCCAGATGGGCATGTATGTCCGCGCCCTGACCTATATGCTCAGCCATGGCGGCGACGGGCTGGCCCAGGCGGCGCAGGATGCCGTGCTCAACGCCAACTATATCAAGGCGCGGCTGGGCCATGTGTTCTCGGTGCCGTTCCCCGATTACCCGACCATGCATGAGGCGCTGTTCGATGACAGCTTCCTTGCCGGCACCGGCGTCACCACGCTCGATTTCGCCAAGGCGCTGATCGACGAGGGCTTCCACCCGATGACCATGTATTTCCCGCTGGTGGTGCATGGGGCCATGCTGATCGAGCCGACCGAGAGCGAGAGCAAGCAGACGCTGGACCGCTTCTGCGACGTGATGGAAGAGCTGGCGCTGGACGCCAAGGCGGGCAATGCCACGCGCTTTACCGCTGCGCCGCTGTATGCCCCGCGCCGCCGTCTCGACGAGACACGGGCGGCCCGCTCGCCAATCCTGAAATGGGAACGGCCGGTCGAAACGCTGAAGGCCGCGGAATAA
- a CDS encoding peroxiredoxin family protein produces MIERGSALPSVPTKLVNADGIADTTTTDVLGQGLVVLFTVPGAFTPTCHVNHLPGFLANEAKLRTAGVTRIVCASVNDHHVMKAWAENTGALGHIDFLADGNGAMAKAFGLQLDLTVAGMGPRFARSAVLIRDGVVQDVFVEDGPGVGASGAPAILMALEAANS; encoded by the coding sequence ATGATTGAACGCGGCAGTGCACTTCCGTCCGTCCCCACCAAGCTCGTCAACGCCGACGGCATTGCCGACACCACCACGACCGACGTGCTGGGGCAGGGGCTGGTCGTGCTGTTCACCGTGCCGGGCGCCTTCACCCCCACCTGCCATGTCAACCATTTGCCCGGCTTTCTGGCCAATGAGGCCAAACTCAGGACTGCCGGCGTCACGCGCATCGTCTGCGCCTCGGTCAACGATCACCACGTCATGAAGGCCTGGGCCGAGAATACCGGCGCCCTGGGTCACATCGATTTCCTCGCCGATGGCAATGGCGCCATGGCCAAGGCCTTCGGCCTGCAGCTCGACCTGACGGTCGCCGGCATGGGGCCGCGCTTTGCGCGCTCTGCCGTGCTGATCCGCGATGGCGTGGTGCAGGATGTGTTTGTCGAGGATGGTCCTGGCGTCGGTGCCAGCGGGGCACCCGCTATTCTGATGGCCCTTGAAGCCGCCAACAGCTAG
- a CDS encoding protein-disulfide reductase DsbD domain-containing protein produces the protein MRPILLVLALVLFTQSAFAGETPWQEVAPGVKLRLISTGEVKPDGTTLLGLEIDMPAGTKTYWRVPGETGLPTELDFGGASAVTAHEILWPYPTLDTTNGYADYVYYGPTVLPIAVTVSPHAPHADMTAVLGICSDICVPAQVRFSLALAEATPDRANGLRLRQAVALTPIDWDHSTTPIGTVVYDAASGMLEVPLSDPALDPTSLIAATASGLPLFGAPQKSPEPNLVLIPVLGQVDETDLADQPVELTFMTDHGAFEIDRAVTVTPTD, from the coding sequence ATGCGTCCCATTTTGCTCGTCCTTGCCCTAGTGCTGTTCACCCAATCCGCCTTTGCGGGCGAAACGCCGTGGCAGGAGGTGGCCCCTGGCGTCAAGCTGCGGCTGATCAGTACCGGCGAGGTCAAGCCCGACGGCACGACGCTGCTCGGCCTTGAGATCGACATGCCGGCCGGCACCAAGACCTATTGGCGCGTGCCCGGCGAAACCGGGCTGCCCACCGAACTCGATTTCGGCGGCGCGTCGGCCGTCACCGCACACGAGATCCTCTGGCCCTATCCCACGCTCGACACCACCAATGGCTATGCCGACTACGTCTATTATGGGCCCACCGTCTTGCCCATCGCGGTGACGGTGTCGCCCCATGCCCCGCATGCCGACATGACGGCGGTGCTGGGCATCTGTTCGGACATCTGCGTGCCGGCCCAGGTGCGGTTCTCCCTGGCCTTGGCAGAAGCCACGCCCGACCGCGCCAATGGCCTGCGCCTGCGCCAGGCCGTGGCACTCACACCCATCGACTGGGATCATTCAACCACGCCCATTGGCACAGTCGTCTACGACGCCGCCTCCGGCATGCTCGAGGTACCGCTCAGCGATCCCGCCCTCGATCCGACCTCGCTGATTGCCGCCACAGCCAGCGGGCTGCCCCTGTTTGGCGCGCCGCAAAAAAGCCCGGAACCAAACCTAGTACTCATCCCGGTTCTGGGGCAGGTCGACGAGACCGATCTGGCGGACCAGCCGGTTGAACTCACCTTCATGACGGACCACGGCGCCTTTGAAATCGACCGCGCCGTCACGGTAACGCCAACCGACTAG
- a CDS encoding YqgE/AlgH family protein, with protein sequence MNTLEGQFLVAMPDMDDERFAESVILVVGHGGEGAVGLVVNHELEELRFADIIDELDLGDPDSVIRLPDEIRQRAVMRGGPVERGRGFVLHSQDYHSGNSYRVAEGTSLTATLDVLKAMAFGPAPKASLFALGCCGWGAGQLEDEIARNGWLTAPFSRTLVFDTPVKDRYAAALASLHITRATLSPDAGHA encoded by the coding sequence ATGAACACGCTCGAAGGACAATTCCTGGTCGCCATGCCCGACATGGATGATGAACGCTTCGCCGAAAGCGTCATCCTGGTGGTTGGCCATGGCGGCGAAGGCGCGGTGGGTCTTGTGGTCAACCATGAGCTCGAAGAATTGCGCTTTGCCGACATTATCGACGAGCTCGACCTGGGCGATCCTGACAGCGTCATTCGCCTGCCCGACGAAATCCGGCAGCGTGCCGTGATGCGCGGCGGACCGGTCGAGCGGGGCCGCGGCTTCGTGCTGCATTCGCAGGACTATCACAGCGGCAACAGCTATCGCGTGGCCGAAGGCACCAGCCTGACGGCAACGCTGGACGTGCTCAAGGCCATGGCTTTCGGTCCGGCCCCCAAGGCGTCCCTGTTCGCGCTGGGCTGCTGCGGCTGGGGCGCCGGCCAGCTGGAAGACGAGATCGCCCGCAATGGCTGGCTCACCGCACCCTTCTCGCGCACGCTGGTATTCGATACGCCGGTCAAGGACCGCTATGCGGCGGCCCTGGCCAGCCTGCATATCACACGGGCCACGCTCAGCCCGGATGCCGGGCACGCCTAG
- a CDS encoding putative bifunctional diguanylate cyclase/phosphodiesterase, with amino-acid sequence MRHFYALAMCLALVLASLAPAQALEVISVPDDVNAVNLSQVLEIRPGDGGRVELSTAPGADGIIRRIEVLASEKGTDPGFALFALSNDSDQQIERLLVAPFYRLPGSGIVQPDLGSDRITALTPSAGIRPVRLTDSEADVFEVTLDPGATVTFVAELTGAGLPELYLWQPNAYRDYVNSFTLFRGVVLGVASLASVFLSIMFVVKGRGVFPATAAVAWAVLIYLLIDFGVLGRLLGLSATGVPPLRAAAEAGIATTLAGFLFIYLNLHRWHLRFVHLALGLAALFLALFGFAFFEPAIAATIARLVLALLGLSGFFLILLLALRGYDRAVLLVPTWIIVIAWLFYSWLVVSGQVSNDVAQPAVGGGLVLIVMLLGFTAVQHAFSEGQVSIGTLSEVERRALALTGSGDFVFDWNIERDRVAVSDELAVRLGERRGALRGAIKLWLDRVHPDDRDRFRTAFDTLVELRRGKVSADMRIASHDGNYRAFRMRVKPVLGGDGQVNRIVGTLQDVTEDRAARERLLHDAVHDSLTGLPNRQLFLDRLERALLRARQPGGTKPAVFLIDIDRFMELEERIGHAAADSVLLAISRRIARIMRPLDTVARITGDQFAVILASEQAAGKIAETAEQIRKALKAPFNFGDRDLTLTASIGVTIYDSNPAEAVDVLRDAELAMYYAKRLGGDRIEAYRASARSIAAYNRASEEDLERGMKHGELHVQFQPVMDIQTNQMVGAEALMRWTHPTRGSVSPDEFVPLAERSGQIEKLGRLAFEQSAAQAKDWMTAFGLPEDFFISVNLSPTQLATETLLNDMRSLVSQDKELARHLKLEITESQVMTNPEHSAYMLQALRNLGLGLALDDFGTGHSSLSYLHRFPFDTIKIPQPFVRLSEGHGIAHTQVPIIKSIVTLASDLDLMVIAEGVENQDELERLRTLNCRYAQGFVFGAAMTGTEFGKQLAFQLKR; translated from the coding sequence ATGCGTCACTTTTATGCACTCGCGATGTGTCTTGCCCTGGTGCTGGCATCTCTCGCTCCCGCCCAAGCCCTGGAAGTCATCTCGGTCCCCGACGATGTCAACGCCGTCAACCTGTCCCAAGTGCTGGAGATACGGCCCGGCGACGGCGGTCGCGTCGAACTGTCCACCGCTCCCGGCGCCGACGGCATCATACGGCGCATCGAGGTGCTGGCTTCCGAAAAGGGTACCGATCCCGGCTTTGCCCTGTTTGCGCTGAGCAATGACAGCGACCAGCAGATCGAGCGACTGCTGGTGGCGCCGTTCTATCGTCTGCCCGGCTCGGGCATCGTGCAGCCCGATCTGGGCAGCGATCGCATCACCGCGCTGACGCCCAGCGCCGGCATTCGTCCGGTACGATTGACCGATTCCGAGGCCGACGTCTTCGAGGTCACCCTTGATCCGGGCGCCACCGTCACCTTTGTCGCCGAACTGACCGGCGCCGGCCTGCCCGAGCTCTATCTCTGGCAGCCCAATGCCTATCGCGACTACGTCAACTCCTTCACCCTGTTCCGCGGCGTAGTGCTGGGCGTGGCCTCGCTGGCTTCGGTATTCCTGTCCATCATGTTCGTGGTCAAGGGGCGCGGCGTGTTTCCCGCCACCGCTGCCGTGGCCTGGGCGGTGCTGATCTATCTGCTGATCGATTTCGGCGTGCTGGGGCGCCTGCTGGGTCTCTCGGCCACCGGCGTCCCGCCGCTGCGCGCCGCCGCCGAGGCGGGTATAGCCACCACTCTGGCTGGCTTTCTCTTCATCTATCTCAATCTGCATCGCTGGCATCTGCGCTTCGTCCATCTGGCGCTCGGGCTGGCGGCTCTGTTCCTAGCCCTCTTCGGCTTTGCCTTTTTCGAGCCTGCCATCGCCGCGACCATTGCCCGGCTGGTGTTGGCGCTGCTCGGCCTCTCGGGCTTTTTCCTGATCCTGCTACTGGCCTTGCGCGGCTATGACCGCGCCGTGCTGCTGGTACCCACCTGGATCATCGTCATCGCCTGGCTGTTCTATTCCTGGCTGGTCGTGTCCGGCCAGGTCTCCAACGACGTGGCTCAGCCGGCAGTGGGCGGCGGCCTTGTGCTGATCGTCATGCTGCTCGGCTTCACTGCAGTCCAGCACGCCTTTTCCGAGGGCCAGGTCAGCATCGGCACGCTGTCGGAAGTCGAACGCCGCGCTTTGGCGCTAACCGGTTCGGGCGATTTCGTCTTTGACTGGAATATCGAGCGCGATCGCGTCGCCGTCAGCGACGAACTGGCCGTGCGCCTGGGTGAACGGCGCGGCGCCCTGCGCGGCGCCATCAAGCTCTGGCTCGATCGCGTCCATCCCGATGACCGCGATCGCTTCCGCACCGCCTTCGATACCCTGGTCGAACTGCGCCGCGGCAAGGTGTCCGCCGACATGCGCATCGCCAGCCATGACGGCAATTACCGCGCCTTCCGCATGCGGGTGAAGCCGGTGCTGGGCGGCGACGGCCAGGTCAACCGCATTGTCGGCACCTTGCAGGATGTCACCGAAGACCGCGCCGCGCGCGAGCGCCTGCTGCACGATGCTGTTCATGACAGCCTGACCGGCCTGCCCAATCGTCAGTTGTTCCTTGATCGGCTGGAGCGCGCTTTGCTGCGCGCCCGCCAGCCCGGTGGCACCAAGCCAGCCGTCTTCCTTATCGATATCGACCGCTTCATGGAGCTCGAGGAGCGCATCGGCCACGCTGCGGCCGACTCGGTGCTGCTGGCCATTTCCCGGCGTATTGCCCGCATCATGCGCCCGCTCGATACGGTGGCGCGCATTACCGGCGACCAGTTCGCCGTGATCCTGGCGTCCGAGCAGGCCGCCGGCAAGATCGCCGAGACGGCCGAGCAGATCCGCAAGGCACTCAAGGCGCCGTTCAACTTCGGCGACCGCGACCTGACGCTGACTGCCTCGATTGGCGTCACCATCTATGACAGCAACCCCGCCGAGGCCGTCGACGTGCTGCGTGATGCCGAGCTGGCCATGTATTACGCCAAGCGGTTGGGCGGCGACCGTATCGAGGCCTATCGCGCGTCGGCGCGCTCGATTGCCGCCTATAACCGCGCCAGCGAGGAAGATCTCGAGCGCGGCATGAAGCATGGCGAGCTGCATGTGCAGTTCCAGCCGGTAATGGATATCCAGACCAACCAGATGGTCGGGGCCGAGGCGCTGATGCGCTGGACCCATCCCACCCGCGGCTCGGTCAGCCCCGACGAGTTTGTGCCTTTGGCTGAGCGCTCCGGCCAGATCGAAAAGCTCGGCCGGCTGGCATTCGAGCAATCGGCTGCCCAGGCCAAGGATTGGATGACAGCCTTCGGCCTGCCCGAGGACTTCTTTATCTCGGTCAATCTCTCGCCCACCCAGCTGGCCACCGAGACCCTGCTCAACGACATGCGCAGCCTGGTCAGCCAGGACAAGGAACTGGCCCGCCACCTCAAGCTCGAAATCACCGAGAGCCAGGTGATGACCAATCCCGAACATTCCGCCTATATGCTGCAGGCTTTGCGCAATCTCGGCCTTGGCCTGGCACTCGACGACTTCGGCACCGGCCATTCCTCACTGAGCTATCTGCACCGCTTCCCCTTCGACACCATCAAGATTCCCCAGCCCTTCGTGCGGCTGAGCGAGGGCCATGGCATCGCCCATACCCAGGTGCCGATCATCAAGTCGATCGTGACGCTGGCCAGCGATCTCGATCTGATGGTGATCGCCGAGGGTGTTGAAAACCAGGACGAGCTGGAGCGCCTGCGCACGCTGAACTGTCGCTATGCCCAGGGCTTCGTCTTTGGCGCGGCCATGACGGGTACCGAATTCGGCAAGCAGCTGGCCTTCCAGCTCAAGCGCTAG
- a CDS encoding GNAT family N-acetyltransferase, translated as MAKAVLWPWSSPPSLISLRGAGVHLRLPQLSDYEQWQSLRRSSRAFLMPFEPRWTEADLARRVFTSRVKRAREEAEEGTDYALFIFLPDGRDETLVGGITLSNVRRRAAQFVNLGYWMGQQYAGKGLMTEAVAACLPFVFDTLDLHRIHAAFLPGNMASRRVLEKNGFVEEGFAEKYLQINGRWEDHVLFGLNRERYELACFARRVV; from the coding sequence ATGGCCAAAGCCGTGCTCTGGCCCTGGTCGTCGCCGCCATCGCTGATCAGCCTGCGCGGCGCCGGCGTGCACCTGCGCCTGCCGCAGCTGTCGGACTATGAGCAATGGCAATCCCTGCGCCGCTCCAGCCGGGCCTTCCTTATGCCTTTCGAACCGCGCTGGACCGAGGCGGACCTGGCGCGCCGCGTCTTCACCAGCCGGGTCAAGCGCGCCCGCGAAGAGGCGGAGGAGGGCACTGACTATGCCCTGTTCATTTTCCTGCCCGATGGCCGGGACGAAACGCTGGTGGGCGGCATTACCCTGTCCAATGTGCGCCGCCGCGCTGCCCAGTTCGTCAATCTGGGCTACTGGATGGGCCAGCAATATGCCGGCAAGGGCCTGATGACCGAGGCTGTGGCGGCCTGTCTGCCCTTCGTTTTCGACACCCTCGACCTGCACCGCATCCACGCCGCCTTCCTGCCCGGCAACATGGCCTCGCGCCGGGTGCTCGAAAAGAATGGCTTCGTGGAAGAGGGCTTCGCGGAGAAATATCTGCAGATCAATGGCCGCTGGGAAGACCATGTCCTGTTCGGTCTCAACCGCGAACGCTACGAGCTGGCCTGCTTTGCCAGACGGGTGGTCTAG
- a CDS encoding M16 family metallopeptidase, which translates to MSVETTTLDNGMVILTDHMSHLESASLGVWVKAGARSERKTEHGISHLLEHMAFKGTSSRNALQIAEAIENVGGDLNAATSIEHTGYFARVLKEDVVLAADILSDILQNSLFDEDELTREKQVIVQEIGAARDNPDDQVFDLFQEAAFPSQPIGRTILGTVDSVRAVNSDTIRKYMNRNYVGDHMVLAAAGNVSHDNLVDVARERFATLKPNGAPAPQRAEYQGGQERLVSDHEQAHIVVGFEGRAYNADGFYAAQVLASILGGGMSSRLFQEIREKRGLCYSVYSFHWAFADSGVFGVAAATGADEVADLVPVVLDELKRATENITDEEVIRVRNQIRAGLLMSLESPSARAGQLARQQILWGRPIPMQETVDRINAITARRVQEIAEQIFTQGTPTLAGIGPIGNLADVQAIGDHLKR; encoded by the coding sequence GTGAGCGTAGAAACGACGACCCTGGACAATGGCATGGTGATCCTGACCGATCACATGTCCCATCTCGAAAGTGCTTCGCTGGGGGTCTGGGTCAAGGCAGGCGCGCGCTCCGAGCGCAAGACCGAGCACGGCATTTCCCATCTGCTCGAGCACATGGCCTTCAAGGGCACCAGCTCGCGCAATGCCCTCCAGATCGCCGAAGCCATCGAGAATGTGGGCGGCGACCTCAACGCTGCGACCTCCATCGAGCATACCGGTTACTTTGCGCGGGTACTCAAGGAAGATGTGGTGCTGGCCGCCGACATTCTCTCCGACATCCTGCAGAATTCGCTGTTCGACGAGGACGAGCTGACCCGCGAAAAGCAGGTCATCGTCCAGGAAATCGGCGCCGCCCGCGACAATCCCGATGATCAGGTATTCGACCTGTTCCAGGAAGCCGCCTTTCCCAGCCAGCCGATCGGCCGCACCATTCTGGGCACGGTGGATTCGGTGCGTGCGGTCAATTCCGACACCATCCGCAAGTATATGAACCGCAACTATGTCGGCGACCATATGGTGCTGGCTGCGGCCGGCAATGTCAGCCACGACAACCTGGTCGATGTGGCGCGCGAGCGCTTTGCCACTCTCAAGCCCAATGGCGCCCCGGCGCCGCAGCGCGCCGAATATCAGGGCGGCCAGGAACGCCTGGTTTCCGACCATGAGCAGGCCCATATCGTGGTCGGCTTCGAGGGTCGCGCCTACAATGCCGACGGCTTCTATGCAGCGCAGGTGCTGGCCTCGATCTTGGGTGGCGGCATGAGCTCGCGCCTGTTCCAGGAAATCCGCGAAAAGCGTGGCCTCTGCTACTCGGTTTATTCGTTCCACTGGGCCTTTGCCGATAGCGGCGTCTTCGGCGTCGCGGCAGCCACCGGCGCCGACGAAGTCGCCGACCTCGTCCCGGTCGTGCTCGACGAACTCAAGCGCGCCACCGAGAACATCACCGACGAAGAAGTGATCCGCGTCCGCAACCAGATCCGCGCCGGCCTGCTGATGTCGCTCGAAAGCCCCTCGGCCCGCGCCGGCCAGCTGGCGCGCCAGCAGATCCTGTGGGGTCGCCCCATCCCCATGCAGGAGACGGTGGACCGCATCAACGCCATCACCGCCCGACGCGTGCAGGAGATTGCCGAACAGATATTCACCCAGGGCACGCCCACCCTGGCCGGCATTGGGCCGATCGGCAATCTGGCGGACGTCCAGGCCATTGGCGATCATCTCAAGCGTTGA